ACATCCAGTCGCAACGCGAAATCCGGGAAGTAATCCGAGAAGCGTGTGCCACGGGCGGTGCCATCAAAGTCGTGACACGCGATCATGGTACTTTTCACTCGTGTATCCTCCACACGTTTCACGGCGACCTGGTTATCGACCAACCGGAACCGGCTGCGGCGTGTGAGAACGTCGAGGCCGGAACGGAAGTGCAAATCCACTGCTTCCTCTCCGGCGCCGGCATGCACGTATTCAACACCCGCTACCTCGGTAAAATGGGAGCGACGTCCCAACACCGCCTGGAGATGCCGGGGGAGATTAATTTCGTCCAGCGGCGGCAGGCCTTCCGCGTGGAGCCGGGGAATTCGCTGCCGGCCGAAATCGTATCTCTCTTGGGCCGGCCCGCGTTGGCGAAGACCCGCGTGGAGAACATCAGCATCACCGGAATCTGCCTCTCGTTCATCAAGTCCGCCGGTGTGAAGCCCGGCATGGAAATTCAGAAAATCCGCGTGTTGCTTAACAACACGGAGATGTTGGAACTCGACGGCATTATTCGGGGGGCCTGGCGCTCCAAGCACGGTCGTTTCTGCCTCGGTATCGCCTGGAAGCACCTTTCCCCCGAGAACCGGAAGATCCTCAACAACTACATCCTTTCCTGCCAGCGGTTTGAATTGCGCCGCGGAAGATAGCGACTGCGGCGCGATGCGTAACAACGTTTCTCCGGCTGGTTTTTCGATCGAATAATCCGTGGCGAGGAAACAACGGTGCGCGCCATCAGGTCGGCTCATTCCACAGGCCACCCGCGACTCGTGGTTCATCAACCAGCGCTTAGACGTCGCCTCGCCCGTTCATGCGGTAGACAAACGCGAGTACTTCAGCGACGGCTTGATAAAGCGCCGGCGGGATTTCTTCACCAAGCGGCATTCTGGCCAGCGCGGCGGCAAGGTCGGGATCTTCGCGTAACGGCACACCGGCGGCGATCGCTTTTTCGATTATCTTCTCGGCGACCACACCCATTCCCTTGGCGGTCACGCGCGGCGCGCCGTCTTTGCCGGGATCGTATTTGATCGCGGCGGCGGCTTTGCGATCCACTTTTTTTTCTTTCTTTTTGCTCATGCTTTCACATCCAGCGTTCTTTTCTCGCCGTCCACTCGGATCATCGTTCGCAACTCGGGCAAGGGCCGCATGTCCAGCCCCTCGCGTACCGACACGGCCGGTGACAATCCCGCGCCGCGCAGCGCCTCGCGCAGATCCGGTATGGATTCCTCGAGGCGTTCGGCGGTTTGGGCGGTTTCGGTAAAAATCCGCACCGAGACACGAGACCCGTTCAACACAACGTGGGCCCGCACTTCCCCCAAACGCGACATGGTTAACCGAACCACGGCGGACATCGCGTCCGGATCGTCGCGCCCTCCCTCGGCGTCGTGACGTTTGTAGACCCAGATATCCGTGGGCTGCGGCTCGCCCTGATAGAGGAATGGCAGCGAAATAAACAGGGGCCGGCCGCGGGCGTCAAGCAGCGCATTGAGGCCGCGAAAAAGGCCGATTTGCTCTTTAAGTGCGCCGGCCAGGTGGGTGAGGTTTTCGGCTTCGGCCGGCGTCAAGGAACCGCTGCGCTGCAAGAGACCTTGGAAGTCCTTTTTGCCGGCTTGAAGCATGCGGTCGAGTAGACCCGGCAGGTTGACGCCGAGAAACTCCCGCAGGCGGTCTCCCGATCCCATGGGAGAGAGACCGAGGACGGCACCCAGGTTTTGCAGATTCGCGGCGAGTCCGGTATCGGCCTTGAGCAGGGGAAGCAGCAGGGCGACGAGTTTTCCATACATCCCTGCCAGGCCGGTTTTTGCGTCGCCGAGTGATTGAAACGCCGGCCCGGCCAGCACCTGGGCGATGGTCTGCGATCGTTTTTCCATGCCGCCCAGTTTGGCGCGGACGAATTTTGCGAGATTCGTGAGCGTATTGCGGTCTTCGCCGACGCGCCGCAAGACAAAGCCCTTGCCCGAGCGCTGCACTACGACGTCGATTTTCGCGCCGACCGGAAAGTCCCCTTCGGCCCGGGCGGTGACGGGCGTGCCCTTGATATCGAGCATCACCTTGCCGCTTTCGAAGCGCTCCAGCACCGTGACCGCCAGTTTGTCGCCGTGCTGGAGGTTTTGCATCACCTGCCCGCGGCGTGCAACGAAGAAAGACATCGGCAGTCGCGGGCTCGTCCCGGTAGACGGGGTGGTCGGATGAAATTGGTTCGGCATTTAGATCGTTACGTTGATGCGCTTGTAGCCTTGCGGCTTCTTTTCTTCGCCGTTTTCGGCTTCGTCGCGACTTTTAGCTTTTGCCTGCATCTTCCGCTTCCGGCGCCGCTTTTCTTCCTTTCGGCGCTTGCGGTCCTTCACTTTCTGGTTCTGTTCGGAGTTGTTGACGGATCGGTTGCGGACTTCCTGCTCGCGGGCGGCTTGCGATTCGGCGTTTTTCTGGTTGACGTCAACCGCCAGTTGCTGTGCGCTTTGCACTTGCCCAACGAGGTTGGATCCAGCGATAGTATTGGCAGCGCCGACGGGACTCACGTTCGCCTCCTTGCGAAAAGTTTAGCTCGTATCATTACGAGTCGCAACAATAGGCCGGGCTCTCCTATGTCAAACCTATCCTTCCATTAACGTATTTCGGCATTTCTCCAGGATTGTTTAGCCAAAAAACGCCACCTTTTGCGAATTTGGGAAAAAACGCGCCGCCAACGGTCTCACAAAGTTGGTGCCTGGCCCCAATCGTTATTCGGTTTTTAGGTTGACGTCAGAATGGTCACGCCCCACAACGGTTGATCATTTTCCGAAACCGGAGCATCTTCGGGTTGCCAATCGCCATCGTATCTTCTCAATATCAAAGCGTTTTCGGTTTCATCGTCATATCCGACAGCATAGCCGACGCCCCCGGGGCTGATTGCGACCGCCTCTAGGCCCCAGTCGCCGTCAGGAAGCGGCATCGTCTCGACGCTCCAACTGCCGGCGTATCGAAGAACGACGCCGGCGCCGTTGGCGGCATCATGACCGACGACAAAAAGCGCGGTCGGTTGGCAACTCACGCCGCGCAGTTCCCAGCCAGGGCTGACACTGGGCAGCGTTTCCTTTCGCCACGTTCCATCCCGGCGCACTAGCACCAATCCCCGAGACAGCGTTTCTTGGCGTCCCACAGCCACAACGCGGCCGTCCGGGCAACCGGTCACCGCGGCCAATTCCCACGCCCCGGCAACGAAGGGCGCGTTTTCCAAAGCGAAACCGTTTTCGTCGCCACTCCATAAGATGCCGGTATCGGTATAGTCATCCCGTCCTACAGCAACGGCCTCGTCCGGCCCCACCCACCACACATCGCGCGCAATGCACATGCTGTTGGCGTTGGGCTCGGTCACCGGGGCCTGTGTGAATTGGATGCCGTCGAAAATCCAGATGCGGCTTTGCGTAAATCCCATGTGCGCGAAACAGCCGGCGCCGGCCGCCCGCGATGCGCTATGCGCGCTGACGCCGAACTGCCAGCTCGAGTAGCAGGCAAAGCTGCGATCCACGAGACCGCCGTCCACGAACTCATATACCTCGGCGAATTGCCCGTAACCACCGACCAGCAACGCTTGTCCCGTGTCGAAGGCCGAAACATCGCGCAACGGATACAGACTCGGAGCGCCGGGCACCACCAGCGCTTTCCATCCCTTCGCCGTTCGAACCCAAGCGACGGGTCCCGACCCTTCCGAACCACCGACGGCGATGGCGTTTTCGGCCGCGTCGTCGTCATCGTCGTTGTCGTTATCATCGTCATCATCGTCGTTGTCGTCATCATCATCGGTGTCATTATCGTCATCATCGGTGTCGTCGGCGTCATCATCAGTGTCGTCATCGGTGTCGTCAGCGCCATCGTCGGCGTCGTCATCGGTGTCGTCGGTGTGGTGAAATGCGTCGCCGTCATTGCTTTTTTCGGGGGAGCAGCCGGTCGCGAACCCGAGAAGCAACACGAGAAGAGCGGCGGTAAGAAGAACATGAAGGGGACGTACCATGCTTCCCCCAAAAGCTCGCCGGGGTTGGTTGCCCTTGGAAACGGCAAGCGACAAGTCGATTTTGCTACAAGTACCCCAGGTCTTTCAACTGTTGTTGAAATTCGGGTTCGATGTTCACATCGGTTTCGCTTTTCTGTCGTTTATGAAGCCGGGCTTTTTCCTTTCGAAAGGCGCGGACGAATTTCGAATAGGCGCCGGCAAACCGGTCCATATCCTTCGGATACGTCTCGCCCAGATCCTTTTGCTCCTTCGGATCTTTGCCGATGTCGAAAAGCGCCCGGAAGCCATCGGTTGGGTGGTTAAAACGGTGGAATTTGCGCAATTCGGGAGTCAGAATCACCGTCCAGGTCCCTGGCCTACCGCGCCGGTGATTGGTTAGGCGGCCCCTGACGGTTTGGGAAAGCAGTTCGCGTCGCGGCAGCGGTTCGTCGTTTTCGATGACACGGGCGAGACTGAGCCCGTGCTGCAACTTGGGTGCTCCGCCTACACCCAGCAAGTCGAGAAAAGTCGGTAGAAAATCGACGTGGCTGACCGGGGCGTCGAGCGTTACGCCGCGGCGGTCAATCCACGGTACCTGCATCATGAGCGGGATGTGAATCGTTTCTTGCCAGCACTGCGCCATGTGAACGCGGCCACCGTGTTCGAGAAATTCCTCGCCATGATCCGACGTGATGACGATCATCGTGTTTTCCGTCAGTCCGCGTTTCTTCAGGCCGGCCAGAAGTCGACCGATGCCGTCGTCGGTGTAGCGGATTTCGCCGTCGTACAATGCGATGATGTGCTCGAAATCGGCGCGGTCCATATCGGGGTTGAAATCTTCGCGTCGCACCATGTCGAATGAGTCAATATTTCCTTTGTAACCTGGATCAAAAAGATCGACGTACTTTTGCTCGGGATTGTAGGGGTGATGCGGATCCCAGTAATGCAGGAAGAGGAAGAAGGGCTTTTCCCGGTGCCGGTCGACCCAATCCAATCCCCACTTCGTGACCTTGTTCGCAAGCTTCCACCCTTTGACTTCGCGGAATCGATCCTCATCCGACTTCGTCTTCTTGTCGGTCGGGTAGATGAACCGCGTATCGTAGTCGTCAAAGCCGCGATTGAGTTGAAAGCGCGGGCGCATGAAAGGCGCACAAACGATTGCGCCGGTGGCGAAGCCGCGCGTTTGAAGGATCTCGGCCAACGTGGGGATACCGTCAAGGAGCCGTTTCTGTATGGTCTCGGCGCCGTGGGTCATCGGGTACAGGCCGGTAAACATCGACCCGTGGCTGGGTAGTGTCCACGGAGAGGCGGCGTATGCTTGGGTGAACATGAAACCGTCGCGCGCGAAGCTGTCGAGATTCGGCGTTGTCGGTTTGGGGTATCCGTAAACGCCGACGTGATCGGCGCGCAAGGTGTCGATGCTGATCAGAATGATGTTTCCCTTGGGCGGCCCGGCGGGCGATGACTTTTTTCGGCAGCCGATCACGGCGCCTGCGGCGACCAAGGTAACGAGCAATAAATACGCCATCAGGGCGATTAGTCGATGTCGTTTGATCGAGGCTCCCTTTCGAACGAATTGAATCTGCGGTCGACTAAAGTAGGTTCTCGGCATCGTCACGCAGCAAGCGGCGCAGTTTTGTTTTCAGGCGAATCACCGCTTTGTTGTGGATTTGGCTGACTCGGCTTTCGGTGATGCCCAGCACCAATCCGATTTCCTTCATCGTGAGTTCGTCAAAGTAGTACATCGAAATGACGAATCGCTCGTTTTTCGGCAACTCATCGATGGCCTCGGCTAACAATTCCCGCACGTCGCGAAGATTGAGCAACGAAATCAGGTTTTCGGCATGCGGTTCCTTGAAATACTCCAGCGTGTTTCGACGCTGCCCGGTAGCCGTATTGTATCCCAGGTCCTCAAACGAAATGAGGCTGACGCCGCTGGCCTTGCTAAGTAGGTCCTGCAATTCATCCAGGGGAACACCCATTTCTTCGGCGAGTTCCTCGTTGCTGGCGGCGCGTTTGTTTTTCGCTTCGAATTGTTCCACGGCCCGCTGCAACTGATGTATTTTTTGCCGGATGGAACGCGGCACCCAGTCCAGACTGCGCAAATCGTCGAGGATCGCGCCGCGGATGCGGAATTCGGCGTAGGTTTCGAATTTGATATCGCGGGATGGGTCGAACTTATCGATGGCGTCGATAAGGCCGAGTACGCCGGTGTTGATCAAGTCGTTCAAATCGATCTGCGACGGTAACTTTCGAATCATACGATTGGCCACGAGGCGGACGAGCGAAGTGTACTTTCGAATAAGGCGATCGCGCATGCGCAGGCGGTCTTTTGCCTTCGCAGTCTTATATTCGCGGATGTCGACTTCCACTACCTCAGCCATAGTTTCTCATATACCAAGCCGCCCAGGAACGACAAGGTCCCGAAGGCCGCCGCGGCGATGATGGTTCGCATCAAGACCGTGCTAAAGGGCACGCCTTGAGTGACACCGGCCACCAACGTGACGAGCCCGGCCAGCAAGGTAGCTCCCGCAATCAGCCGTTTGGTCGCAGTTCGCATACAGTTCGTCTTTATTTCCCGTTACACCGAAGAGCAGGCGTACCTACCCGACCCGCAAGACGTGCCGCCAAAGGAACTGAATGTTCCCCTTCGGCGATGTGGGAATTTCCAAATCTAGCACGTTTTTTGCCAAATTGGCAAAGGTTTGCGCCGCCGGTGAGTGTGGATAGGCGTGCAGGAGCGGTTGGCGCTTTTGCACCGCTCGGGTGACATTGGGGTCGAGAGGTACGAAACCAAAGTAGTTTATCGATAAATCGAGGAATCGATCGGCTGTGTCGGCTATTGCGCGGAAAACGCCCAGCGCTTCTTTCTCGTCTCGGACCATGTTTACCAATAGGTTGAAACGTTTTTCCTGATATCGCGTGTAAAGCACTTTGATCAGTGCATAGGCGTCGGTCATGCTCGTGGGTTCCGGTGTCACGACGACCAAAATATGTTGGGCGACGATATTGAAGTACATGACGTTTTTGCCGATTCCGGCGCCGGTATCCAGCAGCATGACGTCGATCGGTTCGTCCCAGTTTTCGAACTGGGCGACCAAGTCCAGCCGTTCCTCTTCGGTCAAATCCGGCACTTCATCGATGCCGCTGGAGGCCGGGAGCACAAGAACCCCGTCCGGTCCCCGGGCCACGACGTCTTGGATCGTCTTGCCCCCGTCGAGAACATCTTGAATCGTGTACTGCGGTTTGATGCCGAGCAACAGATCGACGTTGGCCAGACCCAGGTCGGTGTCAAACACAAGAACCTTCTTGCCGAGCTTTGCCAAAGCGAGCGCCAAGTTGGCCGAGATGTTTGTTTTGCCCACGCCGCCTTTGCCCGACGTGATCGAAATCACGCGGACGGGTCGCCCCTCGACAAGCGGCGACCTTTCCATCGCGGCTTTGTCGCGATGCTCCTGTGCTTTTTTGCGAAGATGTTCGGCCTGATCCACGTGACTGGATCCTTTCCCTAGGTGTTCGCGGTCACGTTCAATAGCAAGTCGGCGACTCGTTCCGAGGTCGCGCCTTCGATGTCGTCCGGAACGTGCTGCCCCACGGTGAAGCAGGAAACCGGCAAGTTCGTTTG
The DNA window shown above is from Candidatus Lernaella stagnicola and carries:
- a CDS encoding PilZ domain-containing protein; translation: MTRDHGTFHSCILHTFHGDLVIDQPEPAAACENVEAGTEVQIHCFLSGAGMHVFNTRYLGKMGATSQHRLEMPGEINFVQRRQAFRVEPGNSLPAEIVSLLGRPALAKTRVENISITGICLSFIKSAGVKPGMEIQKIRVLLNNTEMLELDGIIRGAWRSKHGRFCLGIAWKHLSPENRKILNNYILSCQRFELRRGR
- a CDS encoding EscU/YscU/HrcU family type III secretion system export apparatus switch protein, which translates into the protein MSKKKEKKVDRKAAAAIKYDPGKDGAPRVTAKGMGVVAEKIIEKAIAAGVPLREDPDLAAALARMPLGEEIPPALYQAVAEVLAFVYRMNGRGDV
- a CDS encoding flagellar hook-length control protein FliK — translated: MSFFVARRGQVMQNLQHGDKLAVTVLERFESGKVMLDIKGTPVTARAEGDFPVGAKIDVVVQRSGKGFVLRRVGEDRNTLTNLAKFVRAKLGGMEKRSQTIAQVLAGPAFQSLGDAKTGLAGMYGKLVALLLPLLKADTGLAANLQNLGAVLGLSPMGSGDRLREFLGVNLPGLLDRMLQAGKKDFQGLLQRSGSLTPAEAENLTHLAGALKEQIGLFRGLNALLDARGRPLFISLPFLYQGEPQPTDIWVYKRHDAEGGRDDPDAMSAVVRLTMSRLGEVRAHVVLNGSRVSVRIFTETAQTAERLEESIPDLREALRGAGLSPAVSVREGLDMRPLPELRTMIRVDGEKRTLDVKA
- a CDS encoding sulfatase; translated protein: MPRTYFSRPQIQFVRKGASIKRHRLIALMAYLLLVTLVAAGAVIGCRKKSSPAGPPKGNIILISIDTLRADHVGVYGYPKPTTPNLDSFARDGFMFTQAYAASPWTLPSHGSMFTGLYPMTHGAETIQKRLLDGIPTLAEILQTRGFATGAIVCAPFMRPRFQLNRGFDDYDTRFIYPTDKKTKSDEDRFREVKGWKLANKVTKWGLDWVDRHREKPFFLFLHYWDPHHPYNPEQKYVDLFDPGYKGNIDSFDMVRREDFNPDMDRADFEHIIALYDGEIRYTDDGIGRLLAGLKKRGLTENTMIVITSDHGEEFLEHGGRVHMAQCWQETIHIPLMMQVPWIDRRGVTLDAPVSHVDFLPTFLDLLGVGGAPKLQHGLSLARVIENDEPLPRRELLSQTVRGRLTNHRRGRPGTWTVILTPELRKFHRFNHPTDGFRALFDIGKDPKEQKDLGETYPKDMDRFAGAYSKFVRAFRKEKARLHKRQKSETDVNIEPEFQQQLKDLGYL
- a CDS encoding FliA/WhiG family RNA polymerase sigma factor, with the protein product MAEVVEVDIREYKTAKAKDRLRMRDRLIRKYTSLVRLVANRMIRKLPSQIDLNDLINTGVLGLIDAIDKFDPSRDIKFETYAEFRIRGAILDDLRSLDWVPRSIRQKIHQLQRAVEQFEAKNKRAASNEELAEEMGVPLDELQDLLSKASGVSLISFEDLGYNTATGQRRNTLEYFKEPHAENLISLLNLRDVRELLAEAIDELPKNERFVISMYYFDELTMKEIGLVLGITESRVSQIHNKAVIRLKTKLRRLLRDDAENLL
- a CDS encoding MinD/ParA family protein; translation: MDQAEHLRKKAQEHRDKAAMERSPLVEGRPVRVISITSGKGGVGKTNISANLALALAKLGKKVLVFDTDLGLANVDLLLGIKPQYTIQDVLDGGKTIQDVVARGPDGVLVLPASSGIDEVPDLTEEERLDLVAQFENWDEPIDVMLLDTGAGIGKNVMYFNIVAQHILVVVTPEPTSMTDAYALIKVLYTRYQEKRFNLLVNMVRDEKEALGVFRAIADTADRFLDLSINYFGFVPLDPNVTRAVQKRQPLLHAYPHSPAAQTFANLAKNVLDLEIPTSPKGNIQFLWRHVLRVG